A window from Solanum stenotomum isolate F172 chromosome 7, ASM1918654v1, whole genome shotgun sequence encodes these proteins:
- the LOC125870963 gene encoding zinc finger protein GAI-ASSOCIATED FACTOR 1-like — protein MSNISGEEGSFSSGEEAHLHTSNNNISSITTSNGSTSQSQQQQNKQQPLAKKKRNLPGNPDPNAEVVALSPTTLMATNRFVCEICNKGFQRDQNLQLHRRGHNLPWKLRQRTTTEVRKRVYICPEPTCVHHNRARALGDLTGIKKHYSRKHGEKKWKCDKCSKKYAVQSDWKAHQKTCGTREYKCDCGTIFSRRDSFITHRAFCDALAEENNKVNQGLMNNSMEHNMHSGQMHELMSSNASLGLSEFNNFDPKNSLKSLPQELLPIPFKSMTNNMAPGGMFSTTSGNLFGNSPRSVASSSSGLQLSSNIPSNFNYLQDNGKNGVAQGQGQLSSVPMSATALLQKAAQMGATASSSINSPMMQKSFVTSAMAGPDITITRPSPNYENFQMQQDNNHQNQNQNHQSNLAAVMNDMGIYSGILMSNDQNNDAGYIKNVTEVLDRDNHNHSTNDGVRNQTMLVQNGSNDMLTVDFLGIGGASRTPISNLQEQRRFEAAINQQRLQTTSLFHHQQNINNNSGMEKPIWDV, from the exons atgtcaaatatttCTGGTGAAGAAGGGAGTTTTTCTTCAGGAGAAGAAGCTCATTTGCACacttcaaataataatatttcttctATTACTACTAGCAATGGTTCCACCTCACAATCCCAACAACAACAGAATAAGCAACAACCACTTGctaagaagaaaagaaatcttCCTGGAAATCCTG ATCCCAATGCAGAAGTCGTTGCCCTATCACCAACCACCCTCATGGCAACGAATCGATTCGTGTGTGAGATTTGCAACAAGGGATTTCAAAGGGACCAAAATTTGCAGTTACATAGGAGGGGACACAATCTTCCTTGGAAGCTTAGGCAAAGAACAACAACGGAAGTGAGAAAGCGCGTTTATATATGTCCAGAGCCAACTTGCGTGCACCACAATCGTGCTCGTGCATTAGGTGATCTTACGGGTATTAAAAAACATTATAGTCGTAaacatggagaaaaaaaatggaaatgtgataaatgttcaaaaaaatatGCTGTGCAATCTGATTGGAAGGCTCACCAAAAGACTTGTGGAACAAGAGAATACAAATGTGACTGTGGTACCATTTTCTCTAG GAGGGACAGCTTTATCACACATAGAGCTTTTTGTGATGCATTGGCTGAAGAAAACAACAAAGTGAACCAAGGTTTAATGAACAACAGTATGGAACACAATATGCATAGTGGCCAAATGCATGAACTCATGTCATCCAATGCCTCTTTAGGTTTATCTGAATTCAATAACTTTGATCCCAAAAATTCACTAAAATCACTCCCTCAAGAACTTCTCCCCATTCCATTCAAGTCCATGACCAATAATATGGCTCCAGGTGGCATGTTCTCGACCACTTCAG GTAACCTATTTGGTAATAGTCCAAGAAGTGTAGCTTCATCATCTTCCGGACTTCAACTTAGCTCGAATATCCCATCGAATTTCAATTATCTACAAGATAACGGTAAAAATGGGGTGGCTCAAGGGCAAGGCCAATTATCATCAGTTCCAATGTCAGCTACCGCGCTTCTGCAAAAAGCGGCCCAAATGGGGGCCACGGCTAGTAGTAGCATAAATTCCCCAATGATGCAAAAGAGTTTTGTAACAAGTGCTATGGCTGGTCCTGATATTACCATAACAAGGCCATCACCTAATTATGAGAATTTCCAAATGCAACAAGACAACAATCATCAGAATCAGAATCAGAATCATCAGTCGAATTTAGCAGCAGTGATGAATGACATGGGAATTTATAGCGGGATACTAATGAGTAATGATCAAAACAACGATGCTGGATACATCAAAAACGTTACAGAAGTACTTGATCGCGataatcataatcatagtaCAAATGACGGAGTTAGGAACCAGACTATGTTGGTGCAAAACGGATCAAATGACATGTTGACAGTTGATTTTTTAGGTATTGGAGGAGCTTCAAGGACACCAATTAGTAATTTGCAGGAACAACGAAGATTCGAAGCAGCTATAAATCAACAGAGGTTGCAAACTACTTCTTTGTTTCATCatcaacaaaatattaataataattcgGGTATGGAAAAGCCCATATGGGATGTTTGA
- the LOC125871816 gene encoding potassium transporter 5-like isoform X2, with the protein MSNLPPSWKALEWSVILKLAFQSIGVVYGDIGTSPLFVFATVFPNGVKLEEDILGALSLIFYTITLIPLIKYVFIVLRANDNGDGGTFALYSLICRYSKVGLIPSQQPEDKDVSTFKLDLPDRRTRRASKLKSKLESSNFAKFFMLIATMLGTSMVIGDGILTPCIAVLSAVGGLKAAAPSVLTEERLIWIAVAILILLFMFQRFGTENVGNTFASVLSLWFIFIAGIGIYNIVKYDPTIIRALNPKYIIDYFKRNKKNAWISLGGVVMSITGGEALFADVGHFSVLSIQISMCCVTYPALILAYLGQAAFLMKNIDDVADTFYKSIPHSLYWPVFIVAVLAAIIASQALISGTFSIIQQSLALGCFPRVKVVHTSTKHHGQVYIPEINNLLMLSCVIVTLTFRTTEKISNAYGIAVVFVMVLTSCFLVLVMIMIWKTSILFVIIYVLIIGTVELIYLSSVLYKFDQGGYLPLAFSMFLMFIMYVWNYVYRKKYHFELEHKISPLKVKEAVDETNYHRLPGLAIFYSELVHGIPPIFKHYVENVPALHSVLVFVSVKSLPISKVPVEERFLFRRVKPCDLYVFRCVVRYGYNDVHNEEESFERLLAERLKEYIRYDSMLSMNAAKSNRVSTERSSNMELEIDCDIQEDVMFSRERDIEVVERAYSVGVVHFVGEQDVIAGKGSGIAKRVVINYVYNFLKRNLRQSSKVFDIPHKRMLKVGMIYEL; encoded by the exons ATGTCAAACCTCCCACCATCATGGAAG GCATTAGAGTGGTCAGTGATACTGAAATTGGCGTTTCAGAGCATAGGGGTGGTGTATGGAGATATTGGAACGTCACCATTGTTCGTGTTTGCAACCGTTTTCCCAAATGGtgtaaaattggaagaagaTATACTTGGAGCATTATCCCTTATCTTTTACACTATCACCTTGATCCCTCTCATCAAATATGTCTTCATTGTTCTTCGAGCTAATGACAACGGAGATG GAGGTACATTTGCTTTATATTCATTGATATGTCGTTATTCTAAGGTGGGATTAATTCCGAGTCAACAACCTGAAGACAAAGATGTGTCGACTTTTAAACTTGATTTGCCAGATAGACGTACACGTCGagcttcaaagcttaagtcaaAGCTAGAAAGCAGCAATTTTGCAAAGTTCTTTATGCTAATTGCCACAATGCTTGGTACTTCCATGGTTATTGGGGATGGCATCCTCACTCCCTGCATTGCAG TTTTGTCTGCTGTTGGAGGACTCAAAGCAGCAGCTCCCTCCGTCTTGACCGAAG AAAGACTTATTTGGATTGCAGTAGCCATCTTGatattgttgtttatgtttcaaAGATTTGGAACTGAAAATGTTGGCAACACTTTTGCGTCTGTACTTAGTTTGTGGTTCATTTTCATTGCTGGTATTGGCATTTACAACATCGTGAAGTACGATCCAACTATTATAAGAGCTCTTAATCCTAAATACATCATAGATTACTTcaagagaaacaaaaagaatgCTTGGATTTCTCTTGGCGGCGTAGTTATGTCCATAACAG GAGGCGAAGCACTATTTGCAGATGTTGGTCATTTTAGTGTTCTATCTATACAGATAAGTATGTGTTGTGTGACATACCCAGCCCTCATATTAGCCTATCTCGGTCAGGCTGCCTTTTTAATGAAGAACATTGATGATGTTGCTGATACTTTCTACAAGTCCATACCTC ATAGTTTATATTGGCCAGTATTTATCGTGGCAGTGTTAGCTGCCATCATTGCAAGTCAAGCCTTGATTTCGGGAACTTTCTCTATAATCCAGCAATCTCTGGCGTTAGGATGCTTTCCTCGTGTTAAAGTTGTGCATACATCAACCAAACATCACGGACAAGTCTACATTCCTGAAATCAATAACCTTCTCATGTTGTCTTGTGTCATTGTCACTCTTACATTCAGGACTACTGAAAAGATTAGCAACGCGTATG GAATAGCTGTGGTGTTTGTGATGGTACTAACATCATGCTTCCTCGTGCTCGTTATGATCATGATTTGGAAAACAAGCATTCTTTTTGTAATCATCTATGTTCTAATCATTGGCACGGTTGAACTCATCTACCTAAGTTCAGTTCTTTACAAGTTCGATCAAGGTGGTTACCTTCCACTGGCTTTCTCTATGTTCCTAATGTTTATCATGTACGTATGGAACTATGTGTATCGAAAGAAGTACCATTTCGAGCTAGAACACAAGATCTCTCCCTTGAAAGTTAAAGAAGCAGTGGATGAAACAAATTATCATCGCCTACCTGGCCTTGCAATTTTCTATTCTGAACTTGTCCATGGAATTCCACCAATCTTCAAGCATTACGTGGAGAATGTGCCCGCGTTACACTCAGTCCTCGTGTTTGTTTCTGTTAAATCACTTCCTATAAGCAAAGTTCCTGTAGAAGAACGGTTCCTCTTCCGGAGAGTGAAGCCATGTGATCTCTACGTGTTTCGATGTGTGGTGAGATATGGATACAATGATGTGCACAACGAGGAAGAGTCGTTCGAGAGATTATTGGCTGAGAGGCTGAAGGAATATATACGATACGATTCCATGCTTTCGATGAATGCAGCAAAGAGTAACAGAGTATCAACAGAACGAAGTAGCAACATGGAATTGGAGATTGATTGTGATATACAAGAAGACGTTATGTTTTCGAGGGAGAGAGATATAGAAGTGGTGGAGAGAGCTTATAGTGTTGGGGTTGTTCATTTTGTAGGTGAACAAGATGTGATTGCAGGCAAAGGGTCTGGTATTGCAAAGAGAGTTGTgataaattatgtttataatttCTTGAAGAGAAATTTGAGGCAAAGTAGCAAAGTATTTGACATACCACACAAACGTATGTTAAAAGTAGGAATGATATATGAGCTTTAG
- the LOC125871816 gene encoding potassium transporter 5-like isoform X1, producing MSGNEQNQDILQHQIKGKKLSGKTLKRHDSLELESSKVPVAKKALEWSVILKLAFQSIGVVYGDIGTSPLFVFATVFPNGVKLEEDILGALSLIFYTITLIPLIKYVFIVLRANDNGDGGTFALYSLICRYSKVGLIPSQQPEDKDVSTFKLDLPDRRTRRASKLKSKLESSNFAKFFMLIATMLGTSMVIGDGILTPCIAVLSAVGGLKAAAPSVLTEERLIWIAVAILILLFMFQRFGTENVGNTFASVLSLWFIFIAGIGIYNIVKYDPTIIRALNPKYIIDYFKRNKKNAWISLGGVVMSITGGEALFADVGHFSVLSIQISMCCVTYPALILAYLGQAAFLMKNIDDVADTFYKSIPHSLYWPVFIVAVLAAIIASQALISGTFSIIQQSLALGCFPRVKVVHTSTKHHGQVYIPEINNLLMLSCVIVTLTFRTTEKISNAYGIAVVFVMVLTSCFLVLVMIMIWKTSILFVIIYVLIIGTVELIYLSSVLYKFDQGGYLPLAFSMFLMFIMYVWNYVYRKKYHFELEHKISPLKVKEAVDETNYHRLPGLAIFYSELVHGIPPIFKHYVENVPALHSVLVFVSVKSLPISKVPVEERFLFRRVKPCDLYVFRCVVRYGYNDVHNEEESFERLLAERLKEYIRYDSMLSMNAAKSNRVSTERSSNMELEIDCDIQEDVMFSRERDIEVVERAYSVGVVHFVGEQDVIAGKGSGIAKRVVINYVYNFLKRNLRQSSKVFDIPHKRMLKVGMIYEL from the exons ATGTCAGGCAATGAGCAAAATCAAGACATTCTTCAACACCAAATCAAAGGAAAGAAACTTTCTGGTAAAACGTTAAAACGACATGACTCTTTAGAGTTGGAATCTAGCAAGGTCCCCGTGGCCAAAAAG GCATTAGAGTGGTCAGTGATACTGAAATTGGCGTTTCAGAGCATAGGGGTGGTGTATGGAGATATTGGAACGTCACCATTGTTCGTGTTTGCAACCGTTTTCCCAAATGGtgtaaaattggaagaagaTATACTTGGAGCATTATCCCTTATCTTTTACACTATCACCTTGATCCCTCTCATCAAATATGTCTTCATTGTTCTTCGAGCTAATGACAACGGAGATG GAGGTACATTTGCTTTATATTCATTGATATGTCGTTATTCTAAGGTGGGATTAATTCCGAGTCAACAACCTGAAGACAAAGATGTGTCGACTTTTAAACTTGATTTGCCAGATAGACGTACACGTCGagcttcaaagcttaagtcaaAGCTAGAAAGCAGCAATTTTGCAAAGTTCTTTATGCTAATTGCCACAATGCTTGGTACTTCCATGGTTATTGGGGATGGCATCCTCACTCCCTGCATTGCAG TTTTGTCTGCTGTTGGAGGACTCAAAGCAGCAGCTCCCTCCGTCTTGACCGAAG AAAGACTTATTTGGATTGCAGTAGCCATCTTGatattgttgtttatgtttcaaAGATTTGGAACTGAAAATGTTGGCAACACTTTTGCGTCTGTACTTAGTTTGTGGTTCATTTTCATTGCTGGTATTGGCATTTACAACATCGTGAAGTACGATCCAACTATTATAAGAGCTCTTAATCCTAAATACATCATAGATTACTTcaagagaaacaaaaagaatgCTTGGATTTCTCTTGGCGGCGTAGTTATGTCCATAACAG GAGGCGAAGCACTATTTGCAGATGTTGGTCATTTTAGTGTTCTATCTATACAGATAAGTATGTGTTGTGTGACATACCCAGCCCTCATATTAGCCTATCTCGGTCAGGCTGCCTTTTTAATGAAGAACATTGATGATGTTGCTGATACTTTCTACAAGTCCATACCTC ATAGTTTATATTGGCCAGTATTTATCGTGGCAGTGTTAGCTGCCATCATTGCAAGTCAAGCCTTGATTTCGGGAACTTTCTCTATAATCCAGCAATCTCTGGCGTTAGGATGCTTTCCTCGTGTTAAAGTTGTGCATACATCAACCAAACATCACGGACAAGTCTACATTCCTGAAATCAATAACCTTCTCATGTTGTCTTGTGTCATTGTCACTCTTACATTCAGGACTACTGAAAAGATTAGCAACGCGTATG GAATAGCTGTGGTGTTTGTGATGGTACTAACATCATGCTTCCTCGTGCTCGTTATGATCATGATTTGGAAAACAAGCATTCTTTTTGTAATCATCTATGTTCTAATCATTGGCACGGTTGAACTCATCTACCTAAGTTCAGTTCTTTACAAGTTCGATCAAGGTGGTTACCTTCCACTGGCTTTCTCTATGTTCCTAATGTTTATCATGTACGTATGGAACTATGTGTATCGAAAGAAGTACCATTTCGAGCTAGAACACAAGATCTCTCCCTTGAAAGTTAAAGAAGCAGTGGATGAAACAAATTATCATCGCCTACCTGGCCTTGCAATTTTCTATTCTGAACTTGTCCATGGAATTCCACCAATCTTCAAGCATTACGTGGAGAATGTGCCCGCGTTACACTCAGTCCTCGTGTTTGTTTCTGTTAAATCACTTCCTATAAGCAAAGTTCCTGTAGAAGAACGGTTCCTCTTCCGGAGAGTGAAGCCATGTGATCTCTACGTGTTTCGATGTGTGGTGAGATATGGATACAATGATGTGCACAACGAGGAAGAGTCGTTCGAGAGATTATTGGCTGAGAGGCTGAAGGAATATATACGATACGATTCCATGCTTTCGATGAATGCAGCAAAGAGTAACAGAGTATCAACAGAACGAAGTAGCAACATGGAATTGGAGATTGATTGTGATATACAAGAAGACGTTATGTTTTCGAGGGAGAGAGATATAGAAGTGGTGGAGAGAGCTTATAGTGTTGGGGTTGTTCATTTTGTAGGTGAACAAGATGTGATTGCAGGCAAAGGGTCTGGTATTGCAAAGAGAGTTGTgataaattatgtttataatttCTTGAAGAGAAATTTGAGGCAAAGTAGCAAAGTATTTGACATACCACACAAACGTATGTTAAAAGTAGGAATGATATATGAGCTTTAG